A single window of Cataglyphis hispanica isolate Lineage 1 chromosome 2, ULB_Chis1_1.0, whole genome shotgun sequence DNA harbors:
- the LOC126855605 gene encoding GTPase-activating Rap/Ran-GAP domain-like protein 3 isoform X1, with protein MLCLDMKLVSRLRGTAASATNTSPTTSVVSPSSGSTERNKSQKARRESGDAIPITISDSEEELLRPGSSVQEMNRRSRSRSVCVTTILPSSQLRQLHRRASHVSTTDAITRRGVLSRRCYGSVEMLPQIEQDGADNGRRFRVENGDSPGEKEEMFGSPSTPILENPEYQTRWYFKYFLGKLHQNYIASDQERNPLFLSVVTSEVGDQCVPHYRVILWRRTGAQKISLPYSANKTMTIRQILSNFFGLEKLDKAPREVFTPELQKDLLLLEEQEGSVNFKFGVIYAREGQTTDDEMLSNERGSPGFETFLEILGERIRLKGWDKYRGGLDVKGDMTGKESYYTVYAGHEVMYHVSTMLPYSKDNPQQLERKRHIGNDIVNIIYADDPSTVDTFNPNCIRSQFTHVFAVVTTEANGKGWRVAIYCDDNVPLFGPSLPCPPVFEDPYNLREFLLVKLINGEKATFDTPTFSRKRERTLDALLRDMYQEHSQESKSNSMLNRRALSDVVEAPGRRREETRAVEMVRVGQALKLEAIMRGLAPTSLATVGPLKPRPWEPRCIYPDFPHEVVCGDVWLENRLILASENGTFLIEDGLSHRLIFDESVQIKQLDVVEQHGILLFRASDKGKENSVYVFRLREFESDASARCAELFNDRESEETREKEENDVDDEDAEDDDDDCEEDDADECDNFTRATARFQPVTRSRARTRVRAPAVRSRAHIKERKLRRTRGCHLYSITRPGGSHLRMCVVVGRRLTVLQWKHNAAWTIWCSSADTDTVDGFLPLKEFTASETPTLVTMIESTDPTNEWTLCCGARHHFELISACGVSRIIHLEASPKPNLVAALDLREDEEPELLLCYNNTCHFQKLMEENAAPTEFDFNWNSIPIAVACAFPYVIAFTSDTMEIRLIINGNLVHTIAMPNISLITSKRDIFFATTAPEFFPGKCERIRLDSKPLEKEEMPCSPPPTGQSSSSSRSIFQNSQGDWKPIRIYRIPLQTLSRNAGSNCSQRRCPSPAEPEIVSAPPTTDRTFLNVEPQRAFSRSCSSSPTPTPTTNLPSSCSK; from the exons ATGCTATGCTTGGACATGAAGCTCGTTTCGCGACTACGAGGGACTGCCGCATCTGCTACTAATACTTCACCGACGACGAGCGTAGTTTCGCCGTCCTCGGGTTCCACCGAGAGGAACAAGTCTCAGAAAGCGAGACGCGAGAGCGGCGATGCCATACCGATTACGATCAGCGACAGCGAAGAGGAATTGTTGCGACCCGGTTCGAGCGTCCAGGAGATGAATCGCAGAAGCAGATCGAGATCGGTGTGCGTGACGACGATCCTGCCGTCCTCGCAGCTCAGGCAGCTGCATCGACGCGCCAGTCATGT ATCTACTACGGACGCGATAACGAGGCGAGGAGTCCTATCGAGACGATGCTACGGCAGTGTCGAAATG ctGCCGCAGATCGAGCAAGACGGTGCCGACAATGGTAGAAGATTTCGAGTGGAGAACGGGGACTCCCCTGGAGAAAAGGAAGAG ATGTTCGGTTCGCCGAGTACGCCGATACTAGAAAATCCGGAGTACCAAACGCGTTGGTACTTTAAATACTTTCTGGGCAAAC TGCATCAAAATTACATCGCCTCCGATCAAGAGAGAaatcctctcttcctctcagTAGTTACAAGCGAAGTCGGTGATCAATGCGTACCGCACTACAGAGTTATTTTATGGAGGCGAACT GGCGCGCAGAAAATATCGTTGCCGTATTCGGCGAACAAGACAATGACCATCAGGCAGATCCTCAG CAATTTTTTCGGTCTGGAGAAACTCGATAAAGCTCCGCGAGAAGTTTTCACGCCCGAACTCCAAAAG GATCTATTGCTGCTCGAGGAACAAGAAGGCTCAGTGAATTTCAAGTTTGGCGTAATTTACGCGAGAGAAGGTCAGACCACCGACGACGAGATGTTGTCTAACG AAAGAGGTAGTCCGGGCTTCGAGACCTTCCTGGAGATCCTGGGTGAGCGAATACGGCTCAAAGGCTGGGACAAATACAGGGGCGGCTTGGATGTGAAAG GAGATATGACTGGCAAGGAAAGTTACTACACGGTTTATGCAGGTCACGAAGTTATGTATCACGTTAGTACGATGTTACCGTATTCAAAAGATAATCCGCAGCAGCTAGAGAGGAAGAGACACATCGGCAATGATATCGTCAACATTATCTACGCGGATGACCCGTCAACCGTGGATACGTTCAATCCGAACTGCATAAGAAGCCAATTTACTC ACGTGTTTGCCGTGGTGACGACCGAGGCGAACGGCAAGGGGTGGCGGGTCGCTATTTATTGCGACGATAACGTACCCCTATTCGGCCCGAGCCTACCCTGCCCGCCGGTATTCGAGGATCCGTATAATCTTCGAGAATTTCTTCTCGTTAAATTGATCAACGGCGAGAAGGCTACGTTCGACACCCCGACATTCTCCAGGAAAAGGGAGAGAACCCTCGACGCCCTATTGCGAGATATGTACCAGGAGCACTCGCAGGAGAGCAAGAGCAAC AGCATGCTAAATCGGCGAGCGCTCTCAGATGTCGTCGAGGCGCCGGGTCGACGACGAGAGGAGACACGTGCAGTCGAGATGGTGCGAGTCGGACAAGCCTTGAAACTGGAAGCTATTATGCGCGGTCTCGCACCTACCTCTCTTGCCACCGTCGGTCCCCTGAAACCCAGACCATGGGAACCGAGATGCATCTATCCCGATTTTCCCCACGAGGTCGTTTGCGGTGACGTCTGGCTGGAGAATAGACTGATCCTCGCCTCGGAGAATGGCACGTTTCTCATCGAAG ACGGACTCTCGCACAGATTGATCTTCGACGAGTCGGTGCAGATCAAGCAACTGGATGTGGTCGAGCAACACGGGATACTCTTGTTCCGCGCCAGCGACAAGGGCAAAGAAAACAGCGTGTACGTTTTCCGGCTACGCGAGTTCGAGAGCGACGCGTCCGCGAGATGCGCCGAGCTGTTCAACGATCGCGAGAGCGAGGAAACGcgggagaaggaggagaacGACGTCGACGACGAAGACGCCgaggacgacgatgacgattgCGAGGAAGATGACGCCGACGAGTGCGACAATTTCACCCGCGCCACCGCTCGATTTCAACCGGTGACGCGTTCGCGGGCGCGGACGCGCGTTCGCGCCCCGGCTGTCAGGAGCCGGGCTCATATCAAGGAGAGGAAACTACGGCGTACGCGAGGATGTCACTTGTACAGCATCACCAGGCCCGGAGGCTCGCACCTACGCATG TGCGTAGTCGTCGGTCGCCGATTGACAGTCCTTCAATGGAAGCACAACGCAGCTTGGACCATCTGGTGCTCGTCAGCTGATACCGACACCGTCGATGGTTTTCTGCCACTGAAGGAATTCACTGCGAGCGAAACACCTACGTTGGTGACGATGATCGAGAGCACCGATCCGACGAACGAATGGACGTTGTGCTGTGGCGCCCGCCATCATTTTGAGTTGATCTCCGCGTGCGGAGTTTCGAGGATCATCCATCTGGAGGCGAGTCCCAAGCCGAATTTGGTAGCGGCGTTGGATCTTCGCGAAGACGAGGAGCCGGAACTGTTACTGTGTTACAACA atACATGTCATTTTCAAAAACTGATGGAAGAGAACGCTGCGCCAACCGAGTTCGACTTCAACTGGAATTCGATACCGATAGCCGTAG CCTGTGCCTTTCCATACGTCATCGCCTTCACCAGCGACACGATGGAGATTCGACTGATAATAAACGGTAATCTGGTTCACACGATCGCCATGCCAAATATCAGCTTGATCACTTCGAAGCGGGATATATTCTTTGCGACCACGGCTCCGGAATTCTTTCCGGGAAAATGTGAGCGAATTCGATTGGACTCGAAACCTCTCGAAAAGGAGGAGATGCCGTGCAGCCCACCGCCCACCGGACAATCTTCGTCCTCATCTCGATCGATTTTTCAAA ACAGTCAGGGTGATTGGAAACCGATAAGAATCTATCGGATACCTCTGCAGACGTTGTCGAGAAACGCAGGATCCAACTGCAGCCAGAGGAGATGCCCGAGTCCCGCGGAACCGGAGATCGTTTCCGCACCACCCACCACGGACCGTACCTTCCTGAACGTCGAGCCGCAGCGTGCGTTTAGCAGATCCTGCAGCAGCAGTCCTACACCCACACCGACCACGAATTTGCCGTCGTCGTGTAGCAAATAG
- the LOC126855605 gene encoding GTPase-activating Rap/Ran-GAP domain-like protein 3 isoform X2 translates to MSSLRRTINQSAREGTSMRRHALSGPTTKSMKNVTHANAVPASPLRYRTKYELRSISLEGNKVLPWTTRSTTDAITRRGVLSRRCYGSVEMLPQIEQDGADNGRRFRVENGDSPGEKEEMFGSPSTPILENPEYQTRWYFKYFLGKLHQNYIASDQERNPLFLSVVTSEVGDQCVPHYRVILWRRTGAQKISLPYSANKTMTIRQILSNFFGLEKLDKAPREVFTPELQKDLLLLEEQEGSVNFKFGVIYAREGQTTDDEMLSNERGSPGFETFLEILGERIRLKGWDKYRGGLDVKGDMTGKESYYTVYAGHEVMYHVSTMLPYSKDNPQQLERKRHIGNDIVNIIYADDPSTVDTFNPNCIRSQFTHVFAVVTTEANGKGWRVAIYCDDNVPLFGPSLPCPPVFEDPYNLREFLLVKLINGEKATFDTPTFSRKRERTLDALLRDMYQEHSQESKSNSMLNRRALSDVVEAPGRRREETRAVEMVRVGQALKLEAIMRGLAPTSLATVGPLKPRPWEPRCIYPDFPHEVVCGDVWLENRLILASENGTFLIEDGLSHRLIFDESVQIKQLDVVEQHGILLFRASDKGKENSVYVFRLREFESDASARCAELFNDRESEETREKEENDVDDEDAEDDDDDCEEDDADECDNFTRATARFQPVTRSRARTRVRAPAVRSRAHIKERKLRRTRGCHLYSITRPGGSHLRMCVVVGRRLTVLQWKHNAAWTIWCSSADTDTVDGFLPLKEFTASETPTLVTMIESTDPTNEWTLCCGARHHFELISACGVSRIIHLEASPKPNLVAALDLREDEEPELLLCYNNTCHFQKLMEENAAPTEFDFNWNSIPIAVACAFPYVIAFTSDTMEIRLIINGNLVHTIAMPNISLITSKRDIFFATTAPEFFPGKCERIRLDSKPLEKEEMPCSPPPTGQSSSSSRSIFQNSQGDWKPIRIYRIPLQTLSRNAGSNCSQRRCPSPAEPEIVSAPPTTDRTFLNVEPQRAFSRSCSSSPTPTPTTNLPSSCSK, encoded by the exons ATGAGTTCTTTGCGGAGGACAATCAATCAGTCGGCGAGGGAAGGCACGTCCATGAGAAGACACGCTCTCTCCGGGCCCACCACGAAGAGCATGAAGAATGTTACCCACGCGAACGCGGTGCCGGCTTCGCCGCTGCGATATAGAACCAAATACGAACTGCGAAGCATCAGTTTGGAGGGCAACAAGGTGCTACCATGGACCACCAG ATCTACTACGGACGCGATAACGAGGCGAGGAGTCCTATCGAGACGATGCTACGGCAGTGTCGAAATG ctGCCGCAGATCGAGCAAGACGGTGCCGACAATGGTAGAAGATTTCGAGTGGAGAACGGGGACTCCCCTGGAGAAAAGGAAGAG ATGTTCGGTTCGCCGAGTACGCCGATACTAGAAAATCCGGAGTACCAAACGCGTTGGTACTTTAAATACTTTCTGGGCAAAC TGCATCAAAATTACATCGCCTCCGATCAAGAGAGAaatcctctcttcctctcagTAGTTACAAGCGAAGTCGGTGATCAATGCGTACCGCACTACAGAGTTATTTTATGGAGGCGAACT GGCGCGCAGAAAATATCGTTGCCGTATTCGGCGAACAAGACAATGACCATCAGGCAGATCCTCAG CAATTTTTTCGGTCTGGAGAAACTCGATAAAGCTCCGCGAGAAGTTTTCACGCCCGAACTCCAAAAG GATCTATTGCTGCTCGAGGAACAAGAAGGCTCAGTGAATTTCAAGTTTGGCGTAATTTACGCGAGAGAAGGTCAGACCACCGACGACGAGATGTTGTCTAACG AAAGAGGTAGTCCGGGCTTCGAGACCTTCCTGGAGATCCTGGGTGAGCGAATACGGCTCAAAGGCTGGGACAAATACAGGGGCGGCTTGGATGTGAAAG GAGATATGACTGGCAAGGAAAGTTACTACACGGTTTATGCAGGTCACGAAGTTATGTATCACGTTAGTACGATGTTACCGTATTCAAAAGATAATCCGCAGCAGCTAGAGAGGAAGAGACACATCGGCAATGATATCGTCAACATTATCTACGCGGATGACCCGTCAACCGTGGATACGTTCAATCCGAACTGCATAAGAAGCCAATTTACTC ACGTGTTTGCCGTGGTGACGACCGAGGCGAACGGCAAGGGGTGGCGGGTCGCTATTTATTGCGACGATAACGTACCCCTATTCGGCCCGAGCCTACCCTGCCCGCCGGTATTCGAGGATCCGTATAATCTTCGAGAATTTCTTCTCGTTAAATTGATCAACGGCGAGAAGGCTACGTTCGACACCCCGACATTCTCCAGGAAAAGGGAGAGAACCCTCGACGCCCTATTGCGAGATATGTACCAGGAGCACTCGCAGGAGAGCAAGAGCAAC AGCATGCTAAATCGGCGAGCGCTCTCAGATGTCGTCGAGGCGCCGGGTCGACGACGAGAGGAGACACGTGCAGTCGAGATGGTGCGAGTCGGACAAGCCTTGAAACTGGAAGCTATTATGCGCGGTCTCGCACCTACCTCTCTTGCCACCGTCGGTCCCCTGAAACCCAGACCATGGGAACCGAGATGCATCTATCCCGATTTTCCCCACGAGGTCGTTTGCGGTGACGTCTGGCTGGAGAATAGACTGATCCTCGCCTCGGAGAATGGCACGTTTCTCATCGAAG ACGGACTCTCGCACAGATTGATCTTCGACGAGTCGGTGCAGATCAAGCAACTGGATGTGGTCGAGCAACACGGGATACTCTTGTTCCGCGCCAGCGACAAGGGCAAAGAAAACAGCGTGTACGTTTTCCGGCTACGCGAGTTCGAGAGCGACGCGTCCGCGAGATGCGCCGAGCTGTTCAACGATCGCGAGAGCGAGGAAACGcgggagaaggaggagaacGACGTCGACGACGAAGACGCCgaggacgacgatgacgattgCGAGGAAGATGACGCCGACGAGTGCGACAATTTCACCCGCGCCACCGCTCGATTTCAACCGGTGACGCGTTCGCGGGCGCGGACGCGCGTTCGCGCCCCGGCTGTCAGGAGCCGGGCTCATATCAAGGAGAGGAAACTACGGCGTACGCGAGGATGTCACTTGTACAGCATCACCAGGCCCGGAGGCTCGCACCTACGCATG TGCGTAGTCGTCGGTCGCCGATTGACAGTCCTTCAATGGAAGCACAACGCAGCTTGGACCATCTGGTGCTCGTCAGCTGATACCGACACCGTCGATGGTTTTCTGCCACTGAAGGAATTCACTGCGAGCGAAACACCTACGTTGGTGACGATGATCGAGAGCACCGATCCGACGAACGAATGGACGTTGTGCTGTGGCGCCCGCCATCATTTTGAGTTGATCTCCGCGTGCGGAGTTTCGAGGATCATCCATCTGGAGGCGAGTCCCAAGCCGAATTTGGTAGCGGCGTTGGATCTTCGCGAAGACGAGGAGCCGGAACTGTTACTGTGTTACAACA atACATGTCATTTTCAAAAACTGATGGAAGAGAACGCTGCGCCAACCGAGTTCGACTTCAACTGGAATTCGATACCGATAGCCGTAG CCTGTGCCTTTCCATACGTCATCGCCTTCACCAGCGACACGATGGAGATTCGACTGATAATAAACGGTAATCTGGTTCACACGATCGCCATGCCAAATATCAGCTTGATCACTTCGAAGCGGGATATATTCTTTGCGACCACGGCTCCGGAATTCTTTCCGGGAAAATGTGAGCGAATTCGATTGGACTCGAAACCTCTCGAAAAGGAGGAGATGCCGTGCAGCCCACCGCCCACCGGACAATCTTCGTCCTCATCTCGATCGATTTTTCAAA ACAGTCAGGGTGATTGGAAACCGATAAGAATCTATCGGATACCTCTGCAGACGTTGTCGAGAAACGCAGGATCCAACTGCAGCCAGAGGAGATGCCCGAGTCCCGCGGAACCGGAGATCGTTTCCGCACCACCCACCACGGACCGTACCTTCCTGAACGTCGAGCCGCAGCGTGCGTTTAGCAGATCCTGCAGCAGCAGTCCTACACCCACACCGACCACGAATTTGCCGTCGTCGTGTAGCAAATAG
- the LOC126855664 gene encoding uncharacterized protein LOC126855664, whose product MLLKLTILLWAAIPIALSQSNYASQGNSIEYQPGLPPSTVLDGKVTKLDDISPIIFLNRTKAYLNCGQGSMEVELKFEEPFYGVAYADFDRNSACIFKGRGATTAKLELPLKGCGTKQDPLRVFTNNVVVRFHPGLEMDGDEVITIVCRYPPPQAPAPPKPPESILATLTPSPVTEPPLKGFQILLIICAILFLSLLLLGLGCSYMCLKRRNVRVVHRHPFESGTGSEITKLSGSTLSNITMFEGLKIPRAHALLHATAASTSGSEANLVIDHSDTLPSDYPSESHSEVDEERSLPVSSAGSYDNKAFVDHREIQRQVEMRTSSSLYSETVAAEVETSSMTAANASRVMIPRHPVAVPLEPKFDVQMRVKRAPPPPSPLPSESDVASIALERNLTTILEREESIRSLESAPYRMTTFSYVPELHGPPGGASSVSTISRQQTPPVYSRILRKQAERETTVIQEKLPSPTTEQPPLQHEIRRPRSLTSLNTELTETRSLTEVTDASHAKYRVASILAPTPPPPPSIAPTTSTTTTHTAVQHREHRLLRGEMTEPLVEPQMVAPRRPEITTHEVDDVFLRTVTEKKTIEDVERHSRQVTEYRARAQPPPDLKWDVTIRNYPTEDLPPPPPEWENFSDVSSASNLTITNEPLNAGVDDEPDVSIEPTYTTRAEIPCRPPPASRRSLDDTDADWYTRLARVLEPRYAAELTDEERVKWREIITTESTLRTLLTEAVVKEDYELIRKDARYVNLFPPAKWDVIIRILSPPSTHTGSTSSSGHGKNHGQRYKRSKSSEWDTRSRRSSLPTLYEYESDGGSSARTLGTQSHHLQASQSATTMISGQGRPRRLGGSIRSRGAGAGSEADLRSMSEITVRDFARMDRDDLTSLSSFEGADSLVRSLSQPSLARSGSEFTEHWGMPSGSLPPWATAEDGTSSVETTPRAIRRGDRLEVLASFDEQRRGPSVTRSSRYAERELSVRVTESQRASDWFNDNTSEPEMQI is encoded by the exons ATGTTGCTAAAATTGACGATCCTGCTCTGGGCGGCAATTCCGATTGCGTTGTCTCAGAGCAACTATGCGTCGCAAGGCAACAGCATCGAGTATCAACCGGGACTGCCGCCGAGCACGGTCCTCGACGGCAAGGTCACCAAGCTGGACGATATCTCGCCGATTATATTTCTGAATCGAACCAAGGCCTATCTAAACTGCGGCCAGGGTAGCATGGAGGTCGAGCTTAAATTCGAGGAACCGTTCTACGGAGTTGCCTACGCCGACTTTGACCGCAACAGCGCCTGCATCTTCAAAGGACGAGGCGCGACCACCGCTAAATTGGAACTACCTCTAAAGG GATGCGGTACAAAGCAGGATCCTCTGCGAGTGTTTACCAATAACGTGGTTGTTCGCTTTCATCCTGGATTAGAAATGGACGGAGATGAAGTTATCACTATAGTTTGCAGATATCCCCCACCTCAAGCGCCTGCACCTCCAAAGCCTCCAGAGAGCAT ATTGGCCACGTTGACGCCCTCGCCGGTCACCGAACCGCCGCTGAAAGGTTTCCAGATCCTGCTGATTATCTGCGCGATCCTATTCCTCTCGCTGCTCCTGCTAGGTCTTGGCTGTTCCTACATGTGCCTGAAGCGCCGAAACGTCCGCGTGGTCCATCGACATCCGTTCGAGAGTGGCACCGGCTCCGAGATAACGAAGCTTTCCGGCTCGACCCTCAGCAACATCACCATGTTCGAGGGCCTGAAGATACCACGCGCGCACGCCCTTCTTCACGCGACCGCCGCGTCGACTTCCGGTAGCGAGGCGAATCTGGTGATCGATCATTCGGACACGTTACCAAGCGATTATCCGAGCGAGAGCCATTCCGAG GTGGACGAGGAACGTTCGCTACCTGTATCCTCCGCCGGATCTTACGACAACAAGGCCTTCGTGGATCATCGCGAGATCCAGCGCCAGGTGGAAATGCGTACTTCGAGTTCCTTGTATTCCGAGACAGTCGCCGCCGAAGTGGAGACCTCTTCGATGACAGCCGCGAACGCGTCCCGAGTCATGATACCGCGTCATCCCGTAGCCGTTCCGCTCGAGCCCAAGTTCGACGTGCAGATGAGAGTGAAAAGAGCACCCCCGCCGCCGAGCCCGTTGCCATCGGAGTCGGACGTGGCGAGCATCGCCCTCGAGAGAAATCTGACAACTATCCTGGAGAGAGAAGAATCTATTCGCTCGTTGGAAAGCGCACCCTATCGAATGACGACTTTCTCCTACGTCCCCGAACTTCACGGACCACCGGGTGGTGCGTCCTCCGTTTCCACCATCTCTCGACAGCAGACGCCTCCGGTCTACTCGAGAATTCTGCGTAAGCAGGCGGAGCGAGAGACCACCGTGATTCAGGAGAAACTTCCATCGCCGACGACCGAGCAACCACCCTTGCAACACGAGATTCGCCGGCCGAGATCCCTCACCTCCCTGAACACCGAGCTCACCGAAACTCGCTCGCTGACCGAGGTGACGGACGCGTCTCACGCCAAGTATCGGGTGGCGAGTATCTTGGCGCCAACTCCACCGCCGCCACCTTCCATCGCGCCGACCACGTCCACCACCACGACTCACACCGCCGTTCAGCATCGCGAGCACCGTCTGCTGCGCGGGGAGATGACCGAGCCGCTGGTCGAGCCGCAGATGGTCGCACCTCGCCGTCCCGAGATTACGACCCATGAAGTGGACGATGTATTTCTGCGCACCGTCACGGAGAAGAAGACGATCGAGGACGTGGAGCGTCACTCTCGCCAGGTCACTGAATATCGCGCCAGGGCGCAACCGCCGCCAGATCTCAAGTGGGACGTGACCATCAGGAACTATCCGACAGAGGATCTGCCGCCTCCGCCACCAGAATGGGAGAACTTCTCCGATGTCAGTTCAGCTTCCAATTTAACCATCACGAATGAACCGTTAAACGCCGGCGTGGACGACGAGCCGGATGTAAGCATCGAGCCGACTTACACCACGCGTGCCGAGATCCCCTGCAGACCGCCCCCCGCCTCCCGTCGTTCCCTCGACGATACCGATGCCGACTGGTACACTAGGCTGGCGCGCGTCCTGGAGCCACGTTACGCCGCCGAATTAACGGACGAGGAGCGCGTCAAGTGGCGCGAGATCATCACGACCGAGAGTACGCTACGCACTTTACTAACCGAGGCGGTGGTCAAAGAGGATTACGAGCTGATACGTAAAGACGCGAGATACGTCAATCTATTCCCACCAGCAAAATGGGACGTAATTATTCGTATTCTGAGCCCGCCGTCGACGCATACTGGCTCCACTTCGTCTTCCGGCCACGGTAAAAATCATGGACAGAGATACAAACGGTCGAAATCATCGGAATGGGATACTAGGTCCAGACGGTCCTCCCTCCCCACTCTGTACGAGTACGAAAGCGACGGTGGCAGCTCGGCGCGCACCTTAGGCACTCAGAGTCATCATCTGCAGGCATCACAATCCGCCACGACCATGATCAGTGGACAAGGCCGTCCGCGCCGACTAGGCGGTTCTATTCGTTCGCGAGGCGCCGGTGCCGGCAGCGAGGCCGATCTCAGATCGATGTCCGAGATAACGGTCCGTGACTTTGCCCGGATGGATCGGGACGATCTGACTAGTTTGAGTTCGTTTGAAGGCGCGGACTCTTTGGTCAGATCGCTCAGCCAGCCAAGCTTGGCCAGGTCAGGCTCGGAATTTACCGAACACTGGGGAATGCCTTCCGGCAGTCTACCACCTTGGGCGACCGCGGAGGATGGCACCAGCTCTGTGGAAACTACACCGAGGGCGATCAGACGAGGCGATAGATTGGAGGTACTCGCCTCCTTCGACGAGCAAAGACGAGGCCCGTCCGTCACGAGATCGAGTCGATACGCCGAGAGGGAACTTAGCGTGCGCGTGACGGAAAGTCAGAGGGCCTCGGATTGGTTTAACGACAACACCTCCGAGCCGGAGATGCAGATATAA